The window CCGCTTCGCCGGCGGCGGCCCGGCCTTCTTCGTCCTCTTCGGCCGCGCCTTCTTCGACGCGGCCTTCTTGGTGGTCCTCTTCTTGGCCGGCAGGGCCTTCTTCTCCTCGGCGGGAGCGAGGCGGAAGGAGGCCTTGACCCGGACGAGCCGGCCCTTGGCGGCGAAGCTCCGCAGCTGCGCGGCCAGCACCTTGCGGTAGTTGCCCGGCAGCGCCTCCCCGTGCCGCTCCCCGACGCGCTTCGCGATCGCGTACGCGCTCGCCCCCGCCTTGCCGTCGCCCGCCGCCATGATCGCCTCCTTGATCATCTTCACACAGAAAGATCATTTCAGAACTCAACACAAAGACTGAATTCCTCCCGTACCTTAATCACATCAGGACAGAGTTTGCTCACCTCAAAGTAGGGCGGGTGGTGCGGCCCC is drawn from Triticum dicoccoides isolate Atlit2015 ecotype Zavitan chromosome 4A, WEW_v2.0, whole genome shotgun sequence and contains these coding sequences:
- the LOC119287984 gene encoding histone H1-like; protein product: MATVMEEAAAKAVVGAGEKAEAVATPEKVDEVKQAGAGGEEMEVAGGEAKKAEEGGEVKKAEGEEKKPRNRKPRSAGPHHPPYFEMIKEAIMAAGDGKAGASAYAIAKRVGERHGEALPGNYRKVLAAQLRSFAAKGRLVRVKASFRLAPAEEKKALPAKKRTTKKAASKKARPKRTKKAGPPPAKRKPKQPKSIRARKANKASA